A genome region from Babesia bigemina genome assembly Bbig001, chromosome : I includes the following:
- a CDS encoding mitochondrial inner membrane translocase subunit TIM44, putative — protein sequence MRSDRLASFVATGIHRSYAALRGLPRSYHRNSQPAHAYTATHGSRRFNSDSFVQSVINQVKRDLEKDEKLQEAIKSLEKSKITQKVNRFGEILNRSKDICGHYVSRVSETSSKSRAIQLAITSAKNVVCGINKVAEMIHDEEREVKELRAKWKQRVVNQRQKMDINNAQEGSLGLHDGRKPDDTTTNRIEDALVLSKESAWERFGSRLRDMPFLANFFENPLFEQLFGKSTLATAIRDMKQLDPCFSIPELMELVEHVVAPHIVQCYLTGDVESLKMHCGDVAFNVLSASIRERSLQKLELDHNILILKDVELKGGITMPGSDPWFIFNFTTQQINCLRDYHGNVVAGEVDDIREVVYSMALSRHPDLSQDALEYPYMVHEMAIVGNRPCW from the exons ATGAGGTCAGATAGATTGGCCAGTTTCGTAGCAACCGGCATACACCGCAGCTACGCCGCCCTGCGCGGCCTTCCGCGCTCGTACCATCGCAATTCGCAACCAGCACATGCTTATACGGCAACGCATGGCAGCAGAAGATTTAACTCTGATTCATTTGTGCAATCAGTTATAAACCAGGTCAAGCGTGACCTGGAGAAAGACGAGAAACTACAGGAAGCCATAAAATCACTGGAAAAATCCAAAATCACACAGAAAGTGAACCGTTTTGGGGAAATTCTAAATAGATCTAAGGATATATGTGGACATTACGTAAGCAGAGTTTCTGAAACTAGCAGCAAATCGAGAGCAATTCAGCTCGCCATAACCTCAG CGAAAAATGTTGTTTGTGGTATTAACAAAGTGGCGGAGATGATCCACGATGAAGAAAGGGAGGTAAAGGAACTACGGGCCAAGTGGAAACAAAGGGTTGTCAACCAAAG ACAAAAAATGGACATAAACAACGCTCAAGAAGGATCGTTAGGGTTGCATGATGGTCGAAAACCAGATGATACAACAACAAATCGCATAGAGGATGCACTTGTATTGTCTAAGGAGTCTGCATGGGAACGCTTTGGGAGCCGCCTCCGCGACATGCCTTTCCTCGCAAATTTCTTTG AAAATCCGTTGTTTGAGCAGCTATTCGGAAAGTCAACTTTAGCTACAGCCATCAGAGATATGAAGCAACTAGACCCTTGCTTTAGCATTCCAGAACTCATGGAACTCGTGGAGCATGTCGTTGCACCGCATATAGTTCAATGCTACCTCActggcgatgttgagtcTCTTAAAATG CATTGTGGAGATGTTGccttcaacgtgctaagcgcCTCCATACGGGAGAGATCACTTCAAAAACTGGAACTTGATCATAACATCCTTATATTGAAGGATGTGGAACTTAAGG GTGGCATTACCATGCCTGGCAGTGACCCGTGGTTCATTTTCAATTTCACTACACAACAAATCAACTGTCTTCGAGATTATCATGGAAACGTAGTTGCAG GTGAAGTTGACGATATTAGGGAAGTTGTGTATTCAATGGCGCTGTCGAGGCACCCAGACTTGTCGCAAGACGCTCTAGAATATCCATACATG GTGCACGAAATGGCGATCGTTGGCAACAGGCCGTGCTGGTAG
- a CDS encoding small nuclear ribonucleoprotein Sm subunit, putative → MKLVRFLIKLANESVTVELKNGTVLTGTVMGVDISMNTHLKNVKIVNKDSGSGTEPNFVLLDHLTVRGNNIRYFILSDSLPLDTLLIDDAPKQKPSRVRPVIGRGRGRGRGGTGRMRGRYTGGRR, encoded by the coding sequence ATGAAGCTCGTACGCTTCCTCATTAAACTCGCCAACGAATCCGTTACCGTGGAGCTCAAGAACGGAACTGTGCTTACAGGTACCGTGATGGGCGTGGACATCTCGATGAATACACATCTCAAAAATGTAAAAATTGTTAACAAGGACAGTGGATCGGGGACTGAGCCAAACTTTGTTTTGCTGGATCATCTAACAGTGAGGGGAAATAACATCAGATATTTCATCCTTTCCGACAGCCTTCCACTGGACACGCTACTTATTGACGACGCGCCAAAGCAGAAACCAAGCAGAGTTCGTCCAGTAATAGGACGAGGGCGAGGCCGCGGTCGCGGTGGGACGGGACGGATGAGGGGACGATACACTGGCGGACGAAGATGA
- a CDS encoding co-chaperone GrpE, putative produces MGTHIKFRLCRTAIASVGCMFNASFTSRLYTTVRTLGRAYENPRFITSNVFYCNKQFRQFSSKGSESPKESQFENEEPSQTEQTSHENTADEDSPVNLEEQVEELQSKLEEVTGKLKELQLKYRISLDNCEQIEKIAAKKLNNAKLYAITHFAKDMLDVADAFELAFKSLGTQKETGLNAEFIEGIRLTEQQLHKTFEKHGIKRFESLEQKFNPEVHEAVFEIPDKSVDRNTILQVVFNGYMINDRVLRAAKVGVSRK; encoded by the exons ATGGGTACACACATCAAATTTAGATTGTGTCGCACGGCGATAGCTTCTGTTGGATGTATGTTCAACGCTTCGTTTACCTCACGGCTTTACACCACCGTAAGGACGTTAGGGCGTGCCTACGAGAACCCTCGATTTATAACTTCTAATGTGTTCTATTGCAACAAACAGTTCAGGCAGTTTAGTTCAAAGGGCTCCGAATCACCTAAGGAGTCGCAGTTCGAAAATGAGGAACCTAGTCAAACCGAACAAACAAGTCACGAAAACACGGCAGATGAGGATTCACCTGTCAATCTAGAGGAG CAGGTGGAAGAACTTCAAAGTAAGCTAGAGGAAGTAACTGGGAAACTGAAGGAGTTGCAGCTCAAGTACCGCATAAGTCTAGATAACTGCGAACAAATcgaaaaaattgcagcgaagaAACTTAACAATGCGAAACTATATGCCATAACCCACTTCGCTAAGGATATGCTGGATGTGGCAGATGCATTCGAACTAGCCTTCAAGTCGCTGGGAACTCAAAAGGAGACAGGATTGAACGCCGAATTCATTGAAGGAATCAGACTCACTGAACAACAGCTGCACAAGACATTCGAAAAACACGGGATCAAACGCTTCGAAAGTCTAGAGCAAAAGTTCAACCCAGAGGTGCACGAAGCCGTATTCGAGATTCCGGATAAAAGTGTCGACAGGAATACAATCCTGCAAGTTGTGTTCAACGGGTACATGATAAATGATCGCGTTCTAAGGGCTGCCAAAGTCGGAGTGTCACGTAAGTAA